One genomic window of Streptococcus mitis includes the following:
- the asnS gene encoding asparagine--tRNA ligase has product MTKRVTIIDVKDYVGQEVTIGAWVANKSGKGKIAFLQLRDGTAFFQGVAFKPNFVEKFGEEVGAEKFDVIKRLSQETSVYVTGIVKEDERSKFGYELDITDIEVIGESQDYPITPKEHGTDFLMDNRHLWLRSRKQVAVMQIRNAIIYATYEFFDKNGFMKFDSPILSGNAAEDSTELFETDYFGTPAYLSQSGQLYLEAGAMALGRVFDFGPVFRAEKSKTRRHLTEFWMMDAEYSYLTHDESLDLQEAYVKALLQGVLDRAPQALETLERDTELLKRYIAEPFKRITYDQAIDLLQEHENDEDADYEHLEHGDDFGSPHETWISNHFGVPTFVMNYPAAIKAFYMKPVPGNPERVLCADLLAPEGYGEIIGGSMREEDYDALVAKMDELGMDRTEYEFYLDLRKYGTVPHGGFGIGIERMVTFAAGTKHIREAIPFPRMLHRIKP; this is encoded by the coding sequence ATGACAAAACGTGTAACGATTATTGATGTAAAAGACTATGTTGGTCAGGAAGTGACGATTGGGGCTTGGGTTGCCAATAAATCAGGAAAAGGAAAAATTGCCTTTTTGCAATTGCGTGACGGAACAGCCTTTTTCCAAGGTGTAGCCTTTAAACCAAACTTTGTAGAAAAATTTGGTGAAGAAGTAGGAGCTGAAAAGTTTGATGTTATCAAACGCTTGAGTCAAGAAACGTCTGTTTATGTGACAGGTATTGTCAAAGAAGACGAACGTTCTAAGTTTGGCTATGAGCTGGATATTACAGACATCGAAGTAATCGGTGAATCTCAAGACTACCCAATCACACCAAAAGAACACGGGACAGACTTCTTGATGGACAACCGTCACTTGTGGCTCCGTTCTCGTAAGCAAGTAGCGGTGATGCAAATTCGTAACGCGATTATCTATGCAACTTATGAGTTTTTTGACAAGAACGGCTTCATGAAGTTTGATAGCCCAATTCTTTCAGGAAATGCAGCAGAAGATTCAACAGAACTCTTTGAAACTGACTACTTCGGAACGCCAGCTTATTTGAGCCAGTCAGGTCAGCTTTACCTAGAAGCAGGTGCTATGGCCCTTGGTCGTGTCTTTGACTTTGGTCCAGTATTCCGTGCTGAAAAATCAAAAACACGCCGTCACTTGACTGAGTTCTGGATGATGGACGCAGAGTATTCATACTTGACACACGACGAGTCACTTGACTTGCAAGAAGCTTATGTAAAAGCTCTTCTTCAAGGTGTTCTTGACCGGGCGCCTCAAGCCTTGGAAACCTTGGAACGTGATACTGAGCTTTTGAAACGCTATATTGCAGAGCCATTCAAACGCATCACTTACGATCAAGCAATTGACCTCTTGCAAGAACATGAAAATGATGAAGACGCTGACTACGAGCATCTTGAGCATGGAGATGACTTTGGTTCACCACATGAAACTTGGATTTCAAACCACTTTGGTGTGCCAACTTTTGTTATGAACTATCCAGCAGCCATCAAGGCCTTCTACATGAAACCAGTTCCTGGAAATCCAGAGCGCGTGCTTTGTGCAGACTTGCTTGCCCCAGAAGGTTACGGAGAAATCATCGGTGGATCTATGCGTGAGGAAGACTACGATGCATTAGTTGCTAAGATGGATGAACTTGGCATGGATCGTACTGAGTATGAATTCTACCTTGATCTTCGTAAATACGGTACAGTACCACACGGAGGATTTGGTATTGGTATTGAGCGTATGGTAACCTTCGCAGCAGGTACAAAACACATCCGTGAAGCCATTCCGTTCCCACGTATGTTGCACCGTATCAAACCGTAA
- the rpsF gene encoding 30S ribosomal protein S6, translated as MAKYEILYIIRPNIEEEAKNALVARFDSILTDNGATVVESKSWEKRRLAYEIKDFREGLYHIVNVEANDDAALKEFDRLSKINADILRHMIVKTDA; from the coding sequence ATGGCTAAATACGAAATTCTTTATATTATTCGTCCAAACATTGAAGAAGAAGCTAAAAACGCTTTGGTAGCACGTTTTGACTCTATTTTGACTGACAACGGTGCAACTGTTGTTGAATCAAAATCTTGGGAAAAACGTCGTCTTGCATACGAAATCAAAGATTTCCGTGAAGGACTTTACCACATCGTTAACGTTGAAGCAAACGACGATGCAGCTCTTAAAGAGTTTGACCGTCTTTCAAAAATCAACGCTGACATTCTTCGTCACATGATCGTCAAAACTGACGCGTAA
- the ssbA gene encoding single-stranded DNA-binding protein SsbA, whose protein sequence is MINNVVLVGRMTRDAELRYTPSNVAVATFTLAVNRTFKSQNGEREADFINVVMWRQQAENLANWAKKGSLIGVTGRIQTRSYDNQQGQRVYVTEVVAENFQMLESRSVREGHTGGAYSAPTANYSAPTNSVPDFSRDENPFGATNPLDISDDDLPF, encoded by the coding sequence ATGATTAACAATGTTGTACTTGTAGGGCGTATGACACGTGACGCTGAGTTGCGTTATACCCCATCAAATGTAGCAGTTGCGACTTTTACTCTTGCAGTAAACCGTACATTTAAGAGTCAAAATGGCGAACGTGAGGCTGATTTTATCAATGTCGTTATGTGGCGTCAACAGGCTGAGAACCTTGCTAATTGGGCTAAAAAAGGCTCACTTATCGGGGTGACAGGTCGTATCCAGACTCGTAGTTACGATAACCAGCAAGGACAACGTGTCTACGTGACAGAGGTCGTGGCTGAGAATTTCCAAATGTTGGAAAGCCGTAGTGTGCGTGAGGGTCACACAGGTGGAGCTTATTCTGCACCAACTGCAAACTATTCAGCGCCTACAAATTCAGTACCAGACTTTTCACGTGATGAAAATCCATTTGGAGCAACAAATCCGTTGGATATTTCAGATGATGATTTACCATTCTAA
- the rpsR gene encoding 30S ribosomal protein S18, with protein sequence MAQQRRGGFKRRKKVDYIAANKIEYVDYKDTELLSRFVSERGKILPRRVTGTSAKNQRKVTTAIKRARVMALMPFVNED encoded by the coding sequence ATGGCTCAACAACGTCGTGGCGGATTCAAACGCCGTAAAAAAGTTGATTACATCGCAGCAAACAAAATTGAATATGTTGATTACAAAGATACTGAGCTTCTTAGCCGTTTCGTTTCAGAACGTGGGAAAATCCTTCCTCGTCGTGTAACAGGAACTTCAGCTAAAAACCAACGTAAAGTAACAACAGCTATCAAACGCGCTCGCGTAATGGCTTTGATGCCTTTCGTAAACGAAGATTAA